From Candidatus Angelobacter sp.:
GATGGCGCGGGCGGGCGGCGCATTGTGCCCGTTCCCGTTCCCGCCGTTGGTCGGGGGCGGCCGCACATTGAGGGTCGTATCATCCTCGGACAGCGGGAGCTCGGGAACCGGGCGGTTTATTTTTTTTTTCTGTTCCTCGAGCAGGCCGGGAATGGGCAGATCCGGTTGTCTGGCGCCGTTGGCCTCGCGGTAACCTGGAACAAATTGGAGCGCCATCCAGCGGAAGACGTAGTCGGTGATGGACGAGGCGTTGCGAATCTCCGGATTTTTGGTGAAGCCGCTTGGTTCAAACCGCTGGTGCGCGAATTTTCTCACCAGCGCCTCCAGGGGGACGCCGTATTGCAGGGCCATGCTGGTCAGCGTGCCGATGCTGTCCATCAACCCGCCGATGGTCGAACCTTCCTTGGCCATCGTGATGAACAGTTCGCCCGGCTGACCATCTTCGAACAAACCGACGGTGAGGTAACCCTCATGACCGGCGATGTCGAACTTGTGCGTGATGGCGGTGCGTGTTTCCGGCAGACGGCGCCGCAACGGTTGAACCGCCTGCGCCCGCAGGCGGGTGACTTCCTCCTCCAATTCCCTGACGCGGGGCAACAGCTTTGCGGCCTCACCCTCCGGCCGGTCACCGCCCTCGCTGGTCTTCCTGGTGTTGAGCGGCTGCGAACGTTTTGACCCATCGCGATAAATGGCCACGCACTTGAGCCCCATTTTCCATGCGTCAACGTAGGCGTTGCGGATGTCCTCCGCAGTGGCCTCGTTTGGTAGATTGACAGTTTTGGAAATGGCGCCGCTGATGAACGGCTGCGTGGCGGC
This genomic window contains:
- a CDS encoding vitamin B12-dependent ribonucleotide reductase, with the protein product VEPDIALVKYKLLAGGGMLKIVNRTVPEALRRLGYGTQEIEGIIGHIEKFDTIETLQDNGRIVQSGLKPEHLPVFDCAFKAYRGKRSIHYMAHLKMMAATQPFISGAISKTVNLPNEATAEDIRNAYVDAWKMGLKCVAIYRDGSKRSQPLNTRKTSEGGDRPEGEAAKLLPRVRELEEEVTRLRAQAVQPLRRRLPETRTAITHKFDIAGHEGYLTVGLFEDGQPGELFITMAKEGSTIGGLMDSIGTLTSMALQYGVPLEALVRKFAHQRFEPSGFTKNPEIRNASSITDYVFRWMALQFVPGYREANGARQPDLPIPGLLEEQKKKINRPVPELPLSEDDTTLNVRPPPTNGGNGNGHNAPPARAITSISDVIAHFQQDAPTCPNCGHVAVRNGACYKCLNCGESLGCS